The following proteins are co-located in the Halanaerobiales bacterium genome:
- a CDS encoding hemolysin III family protein has product MGIVPIKEFISTMSDMSLIFMFGGGLAYTIGAVFYIIKKPQFKINFGFHEIFHIFILIGAILHYLLVYYALVL; this is encoded by the coding sequence GATGGGAATTGTTCCAATAAAAGAATTTATTTCCACTATGTCTGATATGTCATTAATATTCATGTTTGGAGGAGGACTGGCTTATACTATTGGGGCTGTATTTTATATTATAAAAAAACCACAGTTTAAAATAAATTTTGGGTTTCATGAGATTTTTCATATCTTTATTTTAATAGGTGCTATTTTACATTATTTATTAGTTTATTATGCATTAGTACTTTAG
- a CDS encoding methionine/alanine import family NSS transporter small subunit produces the protein MSTSAIIMLIFAVTVIYGGLFVTIRKALKSSSKKPKDNNS, from the coding sequence ATGTCTACTTCTGCAATAATTATGCTCATTTTCGCTGTTACCGTTATTTATGGCGGTTTATTTGTAACTATTAGAAAGGCTTTAAAATCTTCATCAAAAAAGCCAAAAGATAATAATAGTTAA